From Mytilus edulis chromosome 8, xbMytEdul2.2, whole genome shotgun sequence, one genomic window encodes:
- the LOC139484271 gene encoding hepatic lectin-like produces MNSNNKHNLKCVILNDRLSSKSEYECERQWKRYNGHCYYFSTYGTQWKYAKVRCEEFHAKLVKIDNKEEERWLQNRVDNSNRIQRNKVNGFWIDMKAKIGKFYWTQDNTKPDFLSFEKGYPQSYDTDSLCVFLTQHKKWHNGVCSNSVQFICESDLCY; encoded by the exons ATGAATTCGAATAACAAACACAATCTAAAATGTGTGATACTGAATGACAGATTGTCATCAAAATCTGAATATGAATGTG AGAGACAATGGAAGAGATACAACGGACACTGCTATTACTTTTCAACATATGGCACACAATGGAAGTATGCTAAG GTAAGATGTGAAGAATTTCATGCTAAAttggtgaaaattgacaataaagaaGAAGAAAGATGGCTTCAAAATAGAGTCGATAACTCAAATCGAATACAAAGAAATAAAG TGAACGGCTTTTGGATTGACATGAAAGCAAAGATTGGAAAATTTTACTGGACCCAGGATAACACCAAACCAGACTTTTTAAGCTTCGAAAAAGGATATCCACAATCTTATG ATACCGATTCGCTTTGTGTTTTCCTCACTCAACACAAAAAATGGCATAATGGAGTGTGTAGCAACAGTGTACAGTTCATTTGTGAAAGCGATTTAT GTTACTGA